In Rhodococcus qingshengii JCM 15477, the sequence TGAATCGACTCATGCTGAGCGCCTGAATCTGTCGGATCGTCACAATGGGTGGTCGTCGTTTCTTGCCGCACCACGGTTCGACTACCGTCGGAGTGTGCGCTCAGAATCTCGTCGATCAGATATCCAGACCTTCCATGTCATGGATGTATGGAAGGCCGCGACCGAACGTCAGCGGACACATGGTGACGTCCTGACCTTGGCGGCAGGTCAACCGTCGACGCCCGCGCCGGCACCGGTGCTACGTGCGACGCGAGAGATTCTGGGCACCGAACTACTCGGGTATACCGAGACTTTCGGGATCCTGCAGCTACGCGAGGCTATTGCGCGCTACCACAGCGAGCGATCGGGAATCGCCGTCGACGCCGAAGACGTGGTGGTGACGACCGGTTCGTCCGGGGCGTTCACCTTGCTCTTCCTGGCCGCGTTCGACGAGGGCGACACCGTGGTGGTTGCTCGACCCGGATATCCCGCGTACCGCAATACCCTTGCCGCTCTCGGCTGCAACGTCGTCGAACTCGACTGCGGGCCGGCAACTCGATACCAGCCGACAGTGGAAATGCTCGAGGCTTTGCCGTCGCCGCCTGCCGGTCTGATCGTCGCGAGCCCGGCAAATCCCACGGGCACGGTGATCTCGCCCGAGGAGCTCGCTGCATTGGCGACGTGGTGCGAGCAGCACGGAACTCTTCTGGTCTCGGACGAGATCTACCACGGCATCGGATACGGCGATCAGCACACGTCGAGCGCCTGGGAGACCTCACGCGAATCCGTCGTGATCGGCTCGGTGTCCAAGTACTTCTCGATGACGGGTTGGCGACTCGGGTGGATGTTGGTGCCGACCTATCTTCGGCGCCCGCTGCAGAGACTCGCGTCGAACATGACCGTGTGTCCGCCCGCGATCTCTCAGTACGCCGCCGTCGAGGCATTCTCGGACGAGGCGAAGGTCGAGTTGGACGGGCACGTTCAGCGGTACGCCGTCAATCGTGAACTGTTGTTGACCGGGTTGCCGAAACTGGGCATCACCGAGTTGGCTCCCGCCGACGGTGCGTTCTACGTCTACGCGGACATCGGCCATCTGTGTGGCGACGAGGGCGCCGCCGCGTGGTGTGCCCGGTTGCTGACAGATATCGGGGTCGCGCTGGCACCCGGAATCGATTTCGACACCGTCCACGGAAACCGGATGGTCAGACTCTCGTTCGCGGGTGCGACAGCAGACATCCAGGAGGCACTGGCCCGCCTCGAGAAGTGGCTCGGGTAACAAACAGCAGGGTCTTCGAGCTGTTTCGCCATGCGGAGGTGCCCTCTGCTGGCACGATGTCGTGGTGTCTTCTGCAGCTACGCCCAAGGGCGAACGACGTCGCCAAGCTCTGGTGGCGTCCGCTGCTGAACTTTTGCTGGAGGGCGGGTTCGACGCCGTTCGTCACCGAGCGGTGGCAACCAGAGCTGACCTTCCACTGGCTTCGACGACCTATTACTTCGACTCACTCGACGATCTGATCGCGTGTGCCGTCGAGCTCAACGGCAACGCCGACATGGAAGCGATGCGCGCCAGAGTGGCTGCGGTGACCCAACGTCGGCGGGGCGCGGAATCAACCGTCGAACTGTTGGTCGAGCTGCTGCTCGGAGACGAAGAGAAGCGGCCGGAGAGCCGCGAGCGTTTGATCTCGCGCTACGAACGATTCGTCGCGTGTGCCCGTCATCCCGCACTTCGTGACGTGCAGTTGCGCCTACGAGCCCAGCTCGACGACCTGTTGACCGATGCGCTTCGACGCTCGGGCCGGTCGGCTCCCGAGGGGCAATTGCGCCGTCTTGTCGCGATGGTCGACGGTGCGATGATCACGGCTCTGGGGGAGTACGACCCGGACCCACGGGGGTTGGCCAGGGGAATGCTCTTGGAATCGATCGACGTGATGGCGCCGCCGGTCTAGCTCGGTCTCTATCGGGGGTAACGGCACTGCTTGGCCCCCGTTAGACTGAGGCCTCGTGAGCCGCATCCCGAATGTCCTTGCCAACCGCTACGCCAGCCCGGAGCTCGTTGCTCTGTGGTCTCCCGAGTACAAGATCGTGCTCGAGCGTCAATTGTGGGTGGCGGTGTTGCGTGCGCAGGCAGAGCTGGGCATCGACATTCCGGCCGACGCCATCGACGACTACGAGCGTGTCATCGACAACGTCGACCTCGAGTCCATCGCGGACCGCGAGCGGGTCACCCGCCACGACGTGAAGGCACGCATCGAGGAATTCAACGCACTTGCCGGGCACGAGCAGGTCCACAAGGGCATGACCAGCCGCGACCTCACCGAGAACGTCGAGCAGCTGCAGATCGTGCGTTCTCTCGAACACGTCTACAGCCACGGCATCGCCGTCGCCGCCCGTCTGGGTGAGCGCGCTGCCGAGTACTCGTCCATCGTTATGGCCGGCCGCTCGCACAACGTCGCAGCTCAGGCCACTACCTTGGGCAAGCGTTTCGCTTCGGCCGCCGACGAGCTGCTGGTTGCACTGACGCGTCTGCGCCAGCTGATCGACCGGTACCCGCTTCGTGGGATCAAGGGCCCGATGGGGACCGCTCAGGACATGCTCGACCTCCTCGACGGCGATGCGGCCAAACTCGAGCAGCTCGAAGCGAAGGTTGCGGAGCACCTCGGATTCGCTCACGTGTTGACCAGCGTCGGCCAGGTGTACCCGCGTTCCCTCGACCACGACGTCATCTCCGCGCTCGTTCAGGTCGGCGCGGGACCGTCGTCGTTTGCACACACGATCCGCCTGATGGCCGGCCACGAGTTGGTCACCGAAGGCTTCCAGCCCGGCCAGGTCGGCAGCTCGGCGATGCCGCACAAGATGAACACCCGCTCGTGCGAGCGAGTCAACGGACTTCAGGTGATCCTGCGCGGATACGGCTCCATGGCAGCCGAGCTTGCGGGTGCGCAGTGGAACGAGGGCGACGTCTTCTGCTCCGTCGTGCGCCGCGTCGCGCTTCCGGACGCGTTCTTCGCGATCGACGGCATGTTCGAGACCTTCCTGACCGTGCTGATCGAGATGGGCGCGTACCCGGCCGTCATCGAGAAGGAACTGACCAGGTATCTGCCGTTCCTCGCCACGACGCGCGTGCTCATGGCCGCCGTCCGCGCCGGCGTCGGACGCGAGACCGCACACGAGGCGATCAAGGAGAATGCCGTCGCAGTTGCGCTGGCGATGCGTGAAGAGGGCAAGGAGCCCGACCTGCTCGATCGCCTTGCCGCCGACGACCGTTTGCCGCTCGACCGCGTTGCACTCGACGAGGCCCTGGCCGACAAGGCTGCTTTTGTCGGTGCCGCTTCGGCTCAGGTCGATGCCGTTGTCGCCGAGGTGCAGAAACTTGTCGACGCCAACCCCGAAGCTGCGGCGTACGCGCCGTCGCCGATTCTGTAAGGGCTACGCCCCGTGCGCCTTTTCGGTGGTCACCACTACCGAAAAGGCGCACAGGGGCCGGAGACCATGGACTGCATCTTCTGTTCCATCATCGCCGGTGAGGCCGAGGCCAGCGTCGTCTACGACGACGCGAATGTCCTTGCCTTCATGGATATTCGGCCGTTCACATCCGGCCATCTCCTGGTCGTGCCGAAGCGCCACGCCAGTGGATTGTCCACGCTCGATCCCGACGACGGTGCCAGGATCTTCGCCGTCGCGCAGAAGATCGCCGCGGCGATGCGTACCGGATCTCTTCCCGTCGACGGAGTGAATCTGCACCTCTCCGACGGAGCTGTTGCGGGGCAGGAAGTCTTCCATGTTCATCTGCATGTCATTCCGCGAAATCGCGGCGACGGCTTCGGCCTGCGCGCCCTACCTCGCACGCCCAATCGGACAATCCTCGACAGCACGGCTGCCGTCATTCGAGGCGCACTGAACTAGAGGTTCACCCGGTGTGGGTGATTCGCGCCGAGGTTTCTCCCAGCACCATCTGGGTATGGCCGACATCGAACTGACGTATTCCTGCGGACTTGTCCCGAGGGACGGAGAGCTTCCCG encodes:
- a CDS encoding HIT family protein, giving the protein MDCIFCSIIAGEAEASVVYDDANVLAFMDIRPFTSGHLLVVPKRHASGLSTLDPDDGARIFAVAQKIAAAMRTGSLPVDGVNLHLSDGAVAGQEVFHVHLHVIPRNRGDGFGLRALPRTPNRTILDSTAAVIRGALN
- a CDS encoding TetR/AcrR family transcriptional regulator gives rise to the protein MSSAATPKGERRRQALVASAAELLLEGGFDAVRHRAVATRADLPLASTTYYFDSLDDLIACAVELNGNADMEAMRARVAAVTQRRRGAESTVELLVELLLGDEEKRPESRERLISRYERFVACARHPALRDVQLRLRAQLDDLLTDALRRSGRSAPEGQLRRLVAMVDGAMITALGEYDPDPRGLARGMLLESIDVMAPPV
- the purB gene encoding adenylosuccinate lyase, which codes for MSRIPNVLANRYASPELVALWSPEYKIVLERQLWVAVLRAQAELGIDIPADAIDDYERVIDNVDLESIADRERVTRHDVKARIEEFNALAGHEQVHKGMTSRDLTENVEQLQIVRSLEHVYSHGIAVAARLGERAAEYSSIVMAGRSHNVAAQATTLGKRFASAADELLVALTRLRQLIDRYPLRGIKGPMGTAQDMLDLLDGDAAKLEQLEAKVAEHLGFAHVLTSVGQVYPRSLDHDVISALVQVGAGPSSFAHTIRLMAGHELVTEGFQPGQVGSSAMPHKMNTRSCERVNGLQVILRGYGSMAAELAGAQWNEGDVFCSVVRRVALPDAFFAIDGMFETFLTVLIEMGAYPAVIEKELTRYLPFLATTRVLMAAVRAGVGRETAHEAIKENAVAVALAMREEGKEPDLLDRLAADDRLPLDRVALDEALADKAAFVGAASAQVDAVVAEVQKLVDANPEAAAYAPSPIL
- a CDS encoding pyridoxal phosphate-dependent aminotransferase, with the translated sequence MDVWKAATERQRTHGDVLTLAAGQPSTPAPAPVLRATREILGTELLGYTETFGILQLREAIARYHSERSGIAVDAEDVVVTTGSSGAFTLLFLAAFDEGDTVVVARPGYPAYRNTLAALGCNVVELDCGPATRYQPTVEMLEALPSPPAGLIVASPANPTGTVISPEELAALATWCEQHGTLLVSDEIYHGIGYGDQHTSSAWETSRESVVIGSVSKYFSMTGWRLGWMLVPTYLRRPLQRLASNMTVCPPAISQYAAVEAFSDEAKVELDGHVQRYAVNRELLLTGLPKLGITELAPADGAFYVYADIGHLCGDEGAAAWCARLLTDIGVALAPGIDFDTVHGNRMVRLSFAGATADIQEALARLEKWLG